One stretch of Akkermansia massiliensis DNA includes these proteins:
- a CDS encoding peptidoglycan D,D-transpeptidase FtsI family protein, which translates to MTTITKSRFARRSLVLCGVAGAAVIWLMLTLVNLQLVSPRKTGGVPSGGIIEREVLLPQRGRIMDANEEILTNNMQSSELIADGYHLNDPKTISWALAYSKAVHSAFWGEAATDKEKEKLVSGFRSKILGQAASKKDGSKEHNLAKILLEEPEDGPEGVDMARKKLEELYEPEMVRKYVQAHLEYAASVIAPFLPDMSVQDIINTVEKDGEIPKKRIVIAKNLSEEKAELLRQAIQNARVQGFRFETSSKRVYSVPECMVHILGYIAQTKDSGPRPVALSGLEKQLDDQLLGHNGIREYRKDSRGRIIPSADSRFKDAVDGLNVRLTVNMEYQTIVEEELDAAISFYTDQTHKPRGCIIVVEPKTGSILAMASRPHYNLNTREGLQEGAYHFAVQSLYEPGSTFKIVSVTSAVDSGKATFDTMINCTPYMVPGSRPVTDAPRFYSGLTVAGVLKKSSNPGAFRIALKSGWPTYKKYFDLYGFSSKTGIDLPGETNSQCQDGSNFVNFSRISFGYSLMVSPLQVAMAYAAIANDGVRMRPRLVDGIYVDDKNFQPSPPVEVCRVMSVKTARNLRNALFHVTDLDGTAKRARIEGYNVGGKTGTAHKVKPTGGYFDNRYTVSFVGMLPVEDPAFVCLIVIDDPTSKHCHPGGGTVCAPVFQKLATRLAAAMNIPKNTPSAEADKKASRAQASSSPSKLPRR; encoded by the coding sequence ATGACCACGATCACGAAGTCCAGATTTGCCAGAAGAAGCCTCGTCCTGTGCGGCGTGGCGGGCGCTGCGGTCATCTGGCTGATGCTGACGCTGGTCAACCTCCAACTGGTTTCCCCCCGGAAAACGGGCGGAGTCCCCAGCGGCGGCATTATTGAACGGGAGGTTCTCCTGCCCCAGCGCGGTCGCATCATGGACGCCAATGAGGAGATCCTCACCAACAACATGCAGAGTTCCGAGCTGATTGCGGACGGCTACCACCTGAACGATCCCAAGACCATCAGCTGGGCTCTTGCCTATTCCAAGGCCGTCCACTCCGCCTTCTGGGGAGAAGCCGCCACGGACAAGGAGAAAGAGAAGCTCGTTTCCGGTTTCCGCAGCAAAATCCTGGGACAGGCGGCCAGCAAGAAGGACGGCAGCAAGGAGCACAATCTGGCGAAAATCCTGCTGGAAGAGCCTGAGGACGGCCCGGAAGGGGTAGACATGGCCAGGAAGAAGCTGGAAGAGCTTTATGAGCCGGAGATGGTGAGAAAATACGTGCAGGCCCATCTGGAATACGCCGCCAGCGTGATCGCCCCCTTCCTGCCGGACATGAGCGTGCAGGACATCATCAACACGGTGGAAAAGGACGGGGAGATTCCCAAGAAGCGCATCGTCATCGCCAAGAACCTGTCCGAGGAAAAAGCGGAACTGCTGCGCCAGGCCATCCAGAACGCCCGCGTCCAAGGGTTCCGGTTTGAGACTTCTTCCAAGCGCGTTTATTCCGTGCCGGAATGCATGGTGCACATTCTGGGCTACATCGCCCAGACGAAGGACAGCGGTCCGCGGCCCGTGGCCCTTTCCGGCCTTGAAAAACAGCTGGACGACCAGCTTCTGGGCCACAACGGCATCAGGGAGTACCGGAAGGACAGCCGGGGCCGCATCATCCCCTCCGCGGATTCCCGTTTCAAGGACGCCGTGGACGGCCTGAACGTTCGCCTGACCGTGAACATGGAGTACCAGACGATCGTGGAGGAGGAATTGGACGCCGCCATTTCCTTTTACACGGACCAGACCCACAAGCCCCGCGGCTGCATTATCGTCGTGGAGCCCAAGACCGGCAGCATTCTGGCGATGGCCAGCCGTCCCCACTATAATTTAAATACGCGCGAGGGCCTGCAGGAAGGCGCCTACCACTTCGCCGTGCAGTCCCTGTACGAACCGGGTTCCACCTTCAAGATCGTTTCCGTCACGTCCGCCGTGGACAGCGGAAAGGCCACATTCGATACCATGATCAACTGCACGCCCTACATGGTGCCCGGCTCCCGCCCCGTCACGGACGCCCCCCGTTTCTACAGCGGCCTGACCGTGGCGGGCGTGCTGAAAAAGTCCAGCAACCCGGGCGCCTTCCGCATTGCGCTGAAATCGGGCTGGCCCACGTATAAAAAGTATTTTGACCTATACGGTTTTTCCTCCAAGACGGGCATCGACCTGCCGGGGGAAACCAACAGCCAGTGCCAGGACGGCAGCAACTTCGTCAACTTCTCCCGCATCAGCTTCGGCTATTCCCTGATGGTCTCCCCCTTGCAGGTCGCCATGGCCTACGCCGCCATCGCGAATGACGGCGTGCGCATGCGCCCCCGGCTGGTGGACGGCATTTACGTGGACGACAAGAATTTCCAGCCCTCCCCCCCCGTGGAAGTATGCCGGGTCATGAGCGTTAAAACAGCCCGGAACCTCCGGAACGCCCTGTTCCACGTCACGGACCTGGACGGAACCGCCAAAAGGGCGCGGATTGAAGGCTACAACGTGGGGGGCAAGACCGGCACCGCCCACAAGGTGAAGCCCACGGGCGGCTATTTTGACAACCGCTATACCGTCTCCTTTGTAGGGATGCTTCCGGTGGAGGACCCGGCCTTCGTCTGCCTCATCGTCATTGACGATCCCACCTCCAAGCACTGCCACCCCGGCGGCGGCACCGTATGCGCTCCGGTCTTCCAGAAACTGGCCACCCGCCTGGCGGCGGCCATGAACATTCCCAAGAATACCCCTTCCGCGGAGGCAGACAAAAAAGCCTCCCGTGCCCAAGCCTCTTCCTCCCCGTCCAAACTGCCGCGCAGATAA
- the rsmH gene encoding 16S rRNA (cytosine(1402)-N(4))-methyltransferase RsmH has product MPPDPTIPPTHQAHPYATLALRPGWLVSGLGVGARTGLNAEVTAYSIVFWGHDALPAQDMIAWQQEKARITAEMSLAGQKGAYGKLGALSSSLNRAFDGHVELSLRAGAGTHVRTEEAQALANALAAETSCRVLAWSICRNHVHVIAELTEEKGVDELVCSWKALAPSMNWEGVYHTEALKAPEAEAKVDALVSELGDDAVSASADAETDGAVSGNGFNHVTVLLHETVDMLAAGPGKLIVDCTLGGGGHTEFLLEQGATVWGIDRDPDARRAAALKLARFGSRFKVLAGNFQDVESILAQQGVSQVDGLLADLGVSSHQLDTASRGFSFREDGPLDMRMDTRAAFSARNLVNEAPEEEIADILWQFGEERASRAIARAIVKARSLAPITTTAQLARVVESVLPRKGRQHPGTRTFQALRIAVNGELDALDALLDSSVRLLGKGGRMAVITFHSLEDRRVKQFFDLRSRPEIDRPEWPAPRPNPDYCFRLLSRKPVTAGEEELSTNPRSRSAKLRGVEKII; this is encoded by the coding sequence ATGCCCCCAGACCCTACCATTCCGCCCACGCATCAGGCCCATCCCTACGCAACGCTTGCGCTGCGCCCGGGCTGGCTTGTTTCCGGCCTGGGCGTCGGCGCCAGAACCGGGCTGAATGCGGAGGTTACGGCTTATTCCATTGTTTTCTGGGGGCACGACGCCCTTCCGGCGCAGGACATGATCGCCTGGCAGCAGGAGAAGGCACGCATCACCGCGGAAATGTCCCTGGCGGGACAGAAGGGCGCTTATGGCAAATTGGGCGCATTGTCCTCCAGCCTGAACCGGGCTTTTGATGGCCATGTTGAGCTTTCTTTACGCGCGGGCGCGGGTACGCATGTCCGCACGGAGGAGGCGCAGGCCCTGGCAAATGCCCTTGCGGCGGAAACGTCCTGCCGCGTGCTGGCATGGAGCATCTGCCGCAACCATGTGCACGTGATTGCGGAGTTGACGGAGGAGAAGGGGGTGGACGAGCTGGTCTGTTCCTGGAAGGCGCTTGCCCCCTCCATGAACTGGGAAGGCGTGTACCACACGGAAGCCCTGAAAGCTCCGGAAGCCGAAGCCAAAGTGGACGCCCTGGTTTCCGAACTGGGGGATGACGCCGTTTCCGCCTCCGCTGACGCGGAAACGGACGGAGCCGTTTCCGGCAACGGTTTTAACCATGTTACGGTTCTGCTGCATGAGACGGTGGACATGCTGGCGGCAGGCCCCGGCAAACTGATCGTGGACTGTACGCTCGGCGGCGGCGGCCATACGGAATTTCTTCTGGAACAGGGCGCTACCGTCTGGGGCATTGACCGCGACCCGGACGCCCGCCGCGCCGCCGCGCTGAAGCTGGCCCGCTTCGGCTCCCGTTTCAAGGTGCTCGCCGGCAATTTCCAGGATGTGGAAAGCATCCTCGCCCAGCAGGGCGTTTCCCAGGTGGACGGCCTGCTGGCGGACCTCGGCGTTTCCTCCCACCAGCTTGATACCGCCTCCCGCGGCTTTTCCTTCCGGGAAGACGGCCCGCTGGACATGCGCATGGACACCCGCGCCGCCTTTTCCGCCCGCAACCTGGTGAACGAGGCCCCGGAAGAAGAGATCGCGGACATCCTCTGGCAGTTCGGAGAGGAACGGGCTTCCCGCGCCATTGCCCGCGCCATCGTAAAGGCGCGTTCCCTGGCTCCCATCACCACCACCGCCCAGCTCGCCCGCGTGGTGGAATCCGTCCTTCCGCGCAAGGGGCGGCAGCATCCCGGCACCCGTACGTTCCAGGCTTTGAGAATCGCCGTCAACGGGGAGCTGGACGCGCTGGACGCGCTGCTGGATTCCTCCGTGCGCCTGCTGGGCAAGGGGGGCCGCATGGCCGTTATTACCTTCCACAGCCTGGAAGACCGCAGGGTCAAGCAGTTCTTCGACCTCCGGAGCCGTCCGGAAATCGACCGTCCGGAATGGCCGGCTCCGCGCCCCAACCCGGATTACTGCTTCCGCCTGCTTTCCCGCAAGCCCGTCACTGCGGGAGAAGAAGAACTTTCAACCAACCCCCGTTCCCGCAGCGCCAAGTTGCGCGGCGTGGAAAAAATCATCTGA
- a CDS encoding division/cell wall cluster transcriptional repressor MraZ, protein MSSVSDNLFGAYTHKLDPKNRIAIPAEWRPTEGCALLLLSGRRLELPTVKAYTREKFQQLIDKIEATPGYTEAQIDLFIGRLYANCVEAIINAQGKLLIPKQMCEHAQLSSSVRLAARRGYFELWEPSLYEEVSRRENANISDINQSYGIL, encoded by the coding sequence ATGAGCAGTGTATCAGACAACCTTTTTGGTGCATACACGCACAAGCTGGACCCCAAAAACCGGATTGCGATTCCGGCTGAATGGAGGCCTACCGAAGGCTGCGCCCTGCTCCTGCTATCCGGCCGGCGCCTTGAATTGCCGACCGTTAAAGCCTATACGCGGGAAAAATTCCAGCAACTCATTGACAAGATAGAAGCCACGCCCGGCTACACGGAAGCGCAGATCGACCTGTTCATCGGCAGATTATATGCCAACTGCGTGGAGGCCATCATCAACGCCCAGGGCAAACTACTGATACCCAAACAAATGTGCGAACACGCACAGCTCAGTTCCTCCGTCCGGCTCGCCGCGCGGAGAGGATATTTCGAATTATGGGAACCTTCTCTCTATGAAGAAGTCTCCCGGCGTGAAAACGCCAATATTTCCGATATCAACCAATCCTACGGCATTCTCTGA
- a CDS encoding MBL fold metallo-hydrolase, with protein MMQFCVLGSGSGGNATIVKAGETVLLVDAGFSAARLRDKMKSAGVEPEELDAILLTHEHTDHMKGVHQFTRKYTVRVYATRHTAMCVQEKAPEAPWAYFEKGQSFKIGDIVITPFATYHDAVDPVGFKFETERSSLGFISDTGQAPGCVAEHLSMVDSLVVESNYDPDMLAATPKRPWPLKQRIASTHGHLSNEQACDLLRRIAHDALKNVVLAHLSAESNSPELAESLMRATLHDMGLASTSLFCASQDSCLPWIRVC; from the coding sequence ATGATGCAGTTTTGCGTGTTGGGCAGCGGCAGCGGAGGAAATGCCACCATCGTCAAGGCGGGGGAAACCGTCCTGCTGGTGGATGCCGGGTTCAGCGCCGCCAGGCTGCGGGATAAAATGAAATCCGCCGGCGTGGAACCGGAGGAGCTGGACGCCATTCTGCTCACCCATGAACACACGGACCACATGAAGGGCGTGCATCAGTTCACCAGGAAATACACCGTGCGCGTCTATGCCACCCGCCATACGGCCATGTGCGTTCAGGAAAAGGCGCCGGAAGCCCCCTGGGCCTACTTTGAAAAAGGGCAGTCCTTTAAAATAGGGGATATCGTCATCACCCCCTTTGCCACCTACCATGACGCCGTGGACCCGGTGGGATTCAAGTTTGAAACGGAACGGTCCAGCCTGGGCTTCATTTCCGATACGGGGCAGGCCCCCGGCTGCGTGGCGGAACACCTCTCCATGGTGGACAGCCTGGTGGTGGAATCAAACTATGATCCGGACATGCTGGCGGCCACCCCCAAGCGGCCCTGGCCGTTGAAGCAGCGCATCGCCTCCACGCACGGGCACCTTTCCAATGAACAGGCCTGCGACCTGCTGAGGCGCATCGCCCATGACGCCCTGAAAAACGTAGTGCTGGCCCACCTGAGCGCAGAAAGCAATTCTCCGGAATTGGCAGAAAGCCTGATGCGTGCTACCCTGCATGACATGGGACTGGCTTCCACCTCCCTGTTCTGCGCCAGCCAGGACTCCTGCCTGCCGTGGATACGGGTCTGCTGA
- a CDS encoding trimeric intracellular cation channel family protein — MSTIIGALAGSIASSRVKMDLFGVIVCGTLAALGGGTVRDLLLDIPVYWTLPSGEIFVLAAVVTSLGTFYVAQKYPPPMGTIRVADAIVLALFGMIGTEKSYLHGYTPTVSVMMGICTGVAGGLLRDVLTGNVPYVFRPGELYATAALLGGVAYAVLYYFGIDSSTCFVTGFVVTLSVRLAAIRWNWNLPSYIPLFSPEAEPEAMEEEEKEILSGKPGGR, encoded by the coding sequence ATGAGCACGATCATTGGAGCCCTGGCGGGATCCATTGCTTCTTCGCGCGTGAAAATGGACCTGTTCGGCGTGATTGTCTGCGGCACCCTGGCGGCCCTGGGCGGAGGGACCGTGCGCGACCTTCTGCTGGACATTCCGGTGTACTGGACGCTGCCCTCCGGGGAAATCTTTGTCCTGGCCGCCGTCGTCACCAGCCTGGGAACCTTTTACGTGGCCCAGAAATACCCGCCGCCCATGGGCACCATCCGCGTGGCGGACGCCATCGTTCTGGCCCTCTTCGGCATGATCGGCACGGAAAAATCCTACCTCCACGGCTATACGCCCACCGTTTCCGTGATGATGGGCATCTGCACCGGCGTGGCGGGCGGCCTGCTGCGCGACGTGCTCACCGGAAACGTTCCCTACGTGTTCCGCCCCGGGGAACTGTACGCCACCGCGGCCCTCCTGGGAGGCGTGGCGTACGCGGTGCTTTACTACTTCGGGATCGACTCCTCCACCTGCTTCGTGACGGGCTTCGTGGTCACGCTCTCCGTGCGCCTGGCGGCCATCCGCTGGAACTGGAACCTGCCTTCCTACATTCCCCTGTTCTCCCCGGAGGCGGAACCGGAAGCCATGGAGGAAGAGGAAAAGGAGATTCTTTCCGGGAAACCCGGCGGACGGTAA
- a CDS encoding HNH endonuclease — MPPPAVKSVRQIIYYQYAKIIASSSGFGKANYGMIMSKWKELCAGTIHWSSSVREWVREMEHPGECIYCGEKKNLTTEHILPRDCGGEDIMDNVVRVCKSCNSSKGGKRLYEWKGLKEKDSHHRIAEGKYLKYLYSLHEKRGTLDVANVRELCPHCNMRSCCERDGTVEKLSVYCMEGCFHK, encoded by the coding sequence ATGCCTCCTCCCGCCGTCAAATCCGTCCGCCAAATCATTTATTACCAATATGCCAAAATCATTGCCTCTTCTTCCGGCTTCGGAAAGGCCAATTACGGCATGATTATGAGCAAGTGGAAGGAGCTTTGCGCAGGGACCATACATTGGTCTTCCTCCGTTCGCGAATGGGTCAGGGAAATGGAACATCCCGGAGAATGCATTTATTGCGGCGAAAAAAAGAATTTGACCACGGAGCATATCCTGCCCCGCGACTGCGGGGGAGAAGATATCATGGATAACGTTGTCAGGGTATGCAAGTCCTGCAATTCCTCCAAGGGCGGGAAACGCCTGTACGAATGGAAGGGGCTGAAGGAAAAGGACAGCCACCACCGCATCGCGGAGGGGAAATACCTGAAGTACCTTTATTCCCTTCACGAAAAACGGGGAACCCTGGACGTAGCAAATGTGCGGGAACTGTGCCCGCACTGCAACATGCGCTCCTGCTGCGAGCGGGACGGTACGGTGGAGAAGCTTTCCGTCTATTGCATGGAAGGGTGCTTCCACAAGTAG
- the mnmE gene encoding tRNA uridine-5-carboxymethylaminomethyl(34) synthesis GTPase MnmE, with the protein MIDPERTIAAQATAAGQGAIAVIRMSGPSCMAILKQCTPAAFTERLQPRRATLARILDAEGTAIDQALITWFPAPASYTGEDTVEISCHGGMLVTDRLLKRLYRCGASPAEPGEFTKRAFLNGRMDLTQAEAVMDVISAGSDLALKAAQTQLDGGIGSQVDELKDSLVHVLAHIEAYIDFPDEDISPDTASGLLARLRSMEEKLSGLLRTAEGGRLLREGIRTAIAGPPNVGKSSLLNTLLGYDRAIVSNIAGTTRDTVEESIQLAGLALRLIDTAGVRESSDVIEQAGITRTNRALETADLVLEVADASAPRTEAFPTAARTAPRLLILNKCDLGIHPDWEAVPGIRFSCATGAGRKELEEAIVRAFASSLPGETGSSLVAINARHQHELGLCLEHVRLASESISRQESPEFTALELREALTHLGEITGAVDTEDVLGAIFSSFCLGK; encoded by the coding sequence ATGATTGACCCGGAACGCACCATAGCCGCGCAGGCCACCGCCGCAGGACAGGGAGCCATTGCCGTCATCCGCATGAGCGGTCCCAGCTGCATGGCCATCCTGAAACAATGCACCCCCGCGGCCTTCACGGAACGCCTCCAGCCGCGCCGGGCAACGCTGGCCCGCATTCTGGACGCGGAGGGAACCGCCATTGACCAGGCGCTCATCACCTGGTTCCCGGCCCCGGCCAGTTATACGGGGGAAGATACCGTGGAAATCTCCTGCCACGGCGGCATGCTGGTGACAGACCGCCTGCTGAAACGCCTGTACCGGTGCGGAGCTTCCCCGGCGGAACCGGGCGAGTTCACGAAGAGGGCCTTCCTGAACGGACGCATGGACCTGACCCAGGCTGAGGCCGTGATGGACGTGATTTCCGCCGGGAGCGACCTAGCCCTGAAAGCCGCGCAAACCCAGCTGGACGGGGGCATCGGCTCCCAGGTGGACGAACTGAAGGACAGCCTGGTTCACGTCCTGGCCCATATTGAGGCCTACATTGATTTTCCGGATGAAGATATTTCCCCGGACACCGCTTCCGGTTTGCTGGCGCGGCTCCGGAGCATGGAGGAAAAGCTTTCCGGGCTGCTGCGGACCGCCGAGGGCGGCCGTCTTCTGCGTGAAGGCATCCGCACGGCGATCGCCGGACCGCCCAACGTCGGAAAATCCAGCCTGCTGAATACCCTGCTGGGGTATGACCGGGCCATTGTCAGCAATATCGCCGGAACCACGCGGGACACGGTGGAGGAATCCATCCAGCTCGCCGGGCTGGCTCTGCGGCTGATTGACACGGCAGGCGTCCGGGAATCTTCCGATGTGATTGAACAGGCCGGCATCACTCGTACCAACAGGGCGCTGGAAACCGCCGACCTGGTTCTGGAAGTGGCGGACGCCTCCGCGCCCCGGACAGAGGCTTTCCCCACGGCCGCCCGTACCGCGCCCCGGCTGCTGATTCTGAACAAGTGCGACCTGGGAATCCACCCGGACTGGGAGGCCGTTCCCGGCATCCGTTTTTCCTGCGCCACCGGAGCAGGCAGAAAGGAATTGGAAGAAGCCATCGTCCGGGCCTTCGCTTCCTCCCTGCCCGGTGAAACGGGCAGCTCCCTGGTAGCCATCAACGCCCGGCACCAGCATGAACTGGGCCTGTGCCTGGAGCATGTCCGGCTGGCTTCTGAATCCATCTCCCGGCAGGAGAGCCCGGAATTCACGGCTCTGGAACTGAGGGAAGCCCTGACGCATCTGGGGGAAATCACCGGAGCCGTGGATACGGAGGACGTGCTGGGCGCCATTTTTTCCTCCTTCTGCCTGGGCAAGTAA
- the mnmA gene encoding tRNA 2-thiouridine(34) synthase MnmA, with amino-acid sequence MARILVGLSGGVDSSVAAALLVEQGHDVVGAYMKNWVNDEGIPGECPWEQDIQDALSVAKKIGIEFRVIDLVDEYRARIVNYLIEGYRAGYTPNPDVLCNREMKFGVFLDYALEQGFDSVATGHYARRLDTPQGSFILRGRDPNKDQSYFLSLMRPDQTARAVFPLGDLLKPEVRVLADKYGLPTARKKDSQGICFIGQVKMSDFLRHYLPDKPGKIVDTEGKTLGSHNGLHLFTMGQRKGHGVASPREGIAYVVVGKDVKRNRLILGYEDASTQGLYAAHAVVGGISNTLAPLPSRVMAQPRYRAKAEWASCEYLEEGKVRLSFDTPLRALAVGQVCAFYDGGKLLGGGFFESIEP; translated from the coding sequence GTGGCACGCATTCTTGTAGGCTTATCAGGCGGGGTGGACAGCTCCGTGGCAGCAGCCCTGCTCGTGGAGCAGGGCCATGACGTGGTGGGGGCCTACATGAAAAACTGGGTGAATGACGAGGGCATTCCCGGCGAATGCCCGTGGGAGCAGGATATTCAGGACGCGCTGTCCGTCGCCAAAAAAATCGGCATTGAATTCCGGGTCATCGACCTGGTGGACGAATACCGCGCCCGCATCGTGAATTACCTGATTGAAGGCTACCGCGCCGGATACACGCCCAATCCGGACGTGCTGTGCAACCGGGAAATGAAGTTCGGCGTCTTTCTGGATTACGCCCTGGAGCAGGGGTTTGACTCCGTAGCCACCGGCCACTACGCCCGCAGGCTGGATACGCCGCAGGGCTCCTTCATCCTGCGCGGGCGGGACCCGAACAAGGACCAGTCCTACTTCCTGTCCCTGATGCGCCCGGACCAGACAGCCCGCGCCGTGTTCCCCCTGGGGGACCTGCTGAAGCCGGAGGTCCGCGTGCTGGCGGACAAATACGGCCTTCCCACGGCGCGCAAGAAGGACAGCCAGGGCATCTGCTTTATCGGCCAGGTGAAGATGAGCGACTTCCTGCGCCACTACCTGCCGGATAAACCCGGCAAAATCGTGGATACGGAGGGGAAGACGCTCGGCTCCCACAACGGCCTGCACCTGTTCACCATGGGCCAGAGGAAAGGCCACGGCGTCGCCTCACCGCGGGAGGGAATCGCCTACGTGGTGGTGGGGAAGGACGTCAAACGCAACCGCCTGATCCTGGGGTATGAAGACGCATCCACGCAGGGACTGTATGCGGCCCATGCGGTGGTCGGCGGCATTTCCAATACGCTGGCGCCCCTGCCCTCCCGCGTGATGGCGCAGCCCCGCTACCGCGCCAAGGCGGAATGGGCCTCCTGCGAATATCTGGAAGAAGGAAAGGTGCGCCTGAGCTTTGACACGCCCCTCCGGGCGCTGGCCGTGGGACAGGTCTGCGCTTTTTACGACGGAGGCAAGTTGCTCGGGGGCGGTTTTTTTGAATCCATAGAACCATGA
- the miaA gene encoding tRNA (adenosine(37)-N6)-dimethylallyltransferase MiaA, giving the protein MPGISTTGLPATLFLAGPTGSGKSAVAVELAEMLGAEIVGSDAYQVYRELPILTAAPSPEDRARVPHHMVSIIPARMPWDATEHYHRAMRCVEDIHARGKTAIVTGGSGLYFKFLSHGMSEAPPGDAALRAAFADCSTEELHARLASLDPEGAALTNSSNRRYVERNLEIVLAGGKPLSFWKRNWLKPPLGPGWVITREVPELDGRIALRAARMMQEGAVEEAAALGPCSATAERTLGLALIRSLLRGEITRETCQAKLALATRQYAKRQRTWLKREQWLRELPAAPSASPRELAKCIIRELEH; this is encoded by the coding sequence ATGCCCGGCATTTCTACTACAGGCCTTCCCGCTACGCTGTTCCTTGCCGGACCCACCGGGTCGGGAAAATCCGCCGTGGCCGTGGAACTGGCGGAAATGCTGGGTGCGGAAATCGTCGGTTCGGACGCCTACCAGGTGTACCGTGAGCTTCCCATTCTAACGGCGGCTCCCTCCCCGGAAGACCGGGCACGCGTTCCCCACCACATGGTATCCATCATTCCGGCCCGGATGCCCTGGGACGCCACGGAACACTACCACCGCGCCATGCGGTGCGTGGAGGATATCCATGCCCGCGGAAAAACGGCCATCGTCACGGGCGGCTCCGGACTGTACTTCAAATTCCTCTCCCACGGCATGTCGGAAGCGCCGCCGGGGGACGCTGCCCTCCGCGCCGCTTTTGCGGACTGTTCCACGGAAGAATTGCACGCCAGGCTGGCTTCCCTGGACCCGGAAGGCGCAGCCCTGACCAATTCTTCCAACCGGCGGTATGTGGAACGCAACCTGGAAATCGTCCTTGCCGGAGGAAAACCCCTTTCCTTCTGGAAGCGGAACTGGCTGAAGCCGCCCCTGGGGCCCGGCTGGGTCATCACCAGGGAAGTTCCGGAACTGGACGGGAGAATCGCCCTCCGCGCCGCACGCATGATGCAGGAGGGGGCCGTGGAGGAAGCAGCTGCCCTGGGCCCCTGCTCCGCCACGGCGGAACGCACGCTTGGCCTAGCGCTGATACGCAGCCTGCTGCGCGGGGAAATCACCCGTGAAACCTGTCAGGCGAAACTGGCGCTCGCCACCCGGCAATACGCCAAACGCCAGCGTACCTGGTTGAAACGGGAGCAATGGCTCCGGGAACTTCCGGCTGCCCCCTCCGCCTCCCCCCGGGAGCTGGCGAAATGCATCATACGGGAGCTGGAGCATTAG
- a CDS encoding acyltransferase, whose amino-acid sequence MIKKLIIRFLSKIGCLLLKLRGVRTGTGVILSGLPRIKKFPGACITIGNGVTIHSMARMNPVLSHHACLAALSNEARITVEDGCGISGATLVCVNGIHIGRHTLIGADTLILDNDMHYPRSGASWGSTWGNPGHGKPIHIGEGCFIGTRAIILKGVTIGSGAVVAAGAVVTRDVPSGCLAIGNPAENKPLPERLRHPEKS is encoded by the coding sequence ATGATAAAAAAGCTCATTATTCGGTTCCTTTCAAAGATAGGCTGCCTGCTGCTCAAGCTCCGGGGAGTGCGTACCGGAACGGGCGTCATCCTGTCCGGCCTGCCCCGGATTAAAAAATTCCCGGGAGCTTGCATCACCATCGGCAACGGCGTCACCATCCACTCCATGGCGCGGATGAATCCGGTGCTTTCCCACCATGCCTGCCTGGCGGCCCTTTCCAATGAAGCCCGCATCACCGTGGAGGACGGCTGCGGCATCAGCGGAGCCACCCTGGTTTGCGTCAACGGCATCCACATCGGGCGCCATACGCTGATAGGCGCAGACACGCTGATTCTGGACAACGACATGCACTATCCCCGGAGCGGCGCCAGCTGGGGCAGCACGTGGGGAAATCCCGGGCACGGCAAGCCCATTCACATCGGAGAAGGCTGCTTCATCGGAACCAGGGCCATCATTTTGAAAGGCGTCACCATCGGTTCCGGAGCCGTGGTAGCCGCCGGAGCCGTCGTCACCAGGGATGTGCCTTCCGGCTGTCTCGCGATCGGCAATCCCGCAGAAAACAAGCCGCTGCCCGAACGCCTCAGGCATCCGGAAAAATCCTGA